In the Cytophagales bacterium genome, one interval contains:
- a CDS encoding toll/interleukin-1 receptor domain-containing protein yields the protein MKIPKVFISYSHDSEAHKEWVEKLASRLKAFHINVIIDSDLPPGGNIQHFMDSHLEDADRILVICTERSVAKMKAGKGGVAYEKNIIADEVMEDTNKIKVIPIVRHKGNPKVPSYLRSKRYLDFSEDHHFESNLEELVHGIKEGPDHTDDINTKTNQFSSSTTEDYRDFDLAGFMTIMNRVRNNTGHPWTKEQEIKEYTGLSNIELKKLIKEAVGIGYVEISHTGKLHFTKEGKTFLGIP from the coding sequence ATGAAAATTCCTAAAGTTTTCATTTCCTACTCGCATGATTCCGAAGCACATAAAGAATGGGTTGAAAAGTTGGCTTCAAGACTAAAAGCATTCCATATTAACGTAATCATTGATTCAGATCTGCCGCCAGGAGGAAACATACAACACTTCATGGATAGTCATCTGGAAGACGCAGATCGCATATTGGTCATCTGTACTGAAAGGTCTGTAGCCAAAATGAAAGCGGGAAAAGGTGGAGTCGCTTATGAAAAAAATATCATCGCTGATGAGGTCATGGAGGACACAAATAAAATCAAAGTGATTCCCATCGTAAGACATAAAGGGAATCCAAAAGTACCATCCTACTTAAGATCAAAACGTTATCTGGATTTTTCCGAAGATCATCATTTCGAGTCAAATCTGGAGGAATTGGTCCATGGCATTAAAGAAGGCCCCGATCACACTGATGATATCAATACTAAAACCAACCAATTTTCAAGCTCAACAACCGAAGATTATCGCGACTTTGATTTGGCAGGTTTCATGACCATTATGAACCGCGTTAGAAATAACACTGGTCATCCATGGACTAAGGAACAAGAAATAAAGGAATACACAGGTTTATCAAATATTGAATTAAAAAAGCTCATTAAAGAGGCTGTTGGAATCGGCTACGTTGAAATCAGCCATACAGGTAAACTTCATTTTACGAAAGAAGGTAAAACCTTTCTGGGAATCCCGTAA